A part of Blastopirellula retiformator genomic DNA contains:
- a CDS encoding DUF6933 domain-containing protein gives MIVRLTQKLGKKIDASPKKSYPLDDNPLADWSAHLFTVSRTQFILVTNTATLYSAVLYGRGIPDGGRFLDAMLSTIREVLDDDGLSIAYQKLIAPATATVYFSKAFSRSVTGSMNDHIMGAKIYLGEADLSPHETSFKLNCTPLSAIDYENPRKVMQALCADRVNER, from the coding sequence ATGATTGTTCGTCTGACCCAAAAGCTGGGCAAAAAAATCGACGCCTCACCAAAGAAGTCGTATCCGCTAGATGACAATCCGCTGGCGGATTGGAGTGCGCATCTATTTACGGTTTCTCGAACGCAATTCATCCTGGTCACGAACACCGCCACGCTCTACTCGGCGGTACTGTATGGGCGAGGCATACCGGATGGCGGGCGGTTTCTGGACGCAATGCTGAGTACGATTCGCGAGGTCTTGGATGATGACGGTCTGAGTATTGCGTACCAGAAGCTCATCGCCCCAGCGACGGCGACGGTGTACTTTTCGAAGGCGTTCAGCCGCTCGGTGACTGGCTCGATGAATGACCATATCATGGGGGCCAAGATCTATCTGGGTGAAGCCGATCTTTCGCCGCATGAAACGTCGTTTAAGTTGAACTGTACGCCACTGTCGGCGATCGATTATGAGAATCCAAGGAAGGTGATGCAGGCGCTTTGTGCCGATCGGGTTAACGAGCGATAG
- a CDS encoding DEAD/DEAH box helicase, translating to MSKSGRRNRRIGIRDRLGQLTYRAACRLLGDEDGDVRLRRGGRFEIELARDVYLGGDMLRVNVPDAEHSAGTPIVTIVEKTNKPSGLHLHCDACETKCDHLAAALGMVLEEKLSLGLSAPPDPAEPIENLTEEELFRRALADREQRAVSEKMTLKSLDPEQPWADYTITSRQSGKSYRVSLRGFEPGQSYCSCPDFRVNHLGVCKHILHAQTKIRKRFSQRRLRQPYKRRNLSLRLDYGAELGLRFNLPHHLDAQAKRILGPLRDRTFDEVDKAVAVIRKLERAGHSVHVYPDAEEFIEQGLLQRRLFDIAAEIRKDPGSHPLRKELLNAELLPYQMDGIAFAVGAGRAILADDMGLGKTIQGIGVAELLAQHSDIRRVLVICPASVKSQWRNEINRFCGRSSQLVIGRGAERAEQYASDAFFTICNYEQILRDHPTVERVAWDLIILDEGQRIKNWESKTSRIITALQSRFALVLTGTPLENRLEELFTVASFVDDRRLGPAYRFLHRHRIVDDRGKVKGYRNLDELRETLKPILLRRTRGSVMRDLPERTTEVVRIQPTKEQLFMSEEYVQQAAKIAAKKYLTEMDLIRLQKFLLMARMACDSTFLVNREEPAYSSKLATLAELLEQLAAEEDRKIVLFSEWTTMLGLIEDLLNKCGIDFVRLDGSVPQKKRQQLVHRFQHDDDCRAIIMSNAGSTGLNLQAANTVINVDLPWNPAVLEQRVARAHRMGQKRSVQVYLLVTEDTIEERMLATLSAKHDLALAALDVDSEVSEVELRSGMDELKRRLEQLLGEKPAAPVDVSMQTAVETEAKQVAGRRDKVAAAAGELLGAAMNLVGELVENGQAADPQVAQQIRSGLAQCADRDEAGRLQVRFTLPDDSALEKLAATLAKLLVAQA from the coding sequence GTGTCGAAAAGTGGACGCCGCAACCGCCGGATTGGTATTCGAGATCGCTTAGGCCAGCTTACGTATCGCGCCGCCTGTCGCTTGCTGGGAGACGAAGATGGCGATGTCCGTCTGCGTCGCGGTGGGCGATTTGAAATCGAGCTGGCGCGCGACGTCTATCTTGGCGGCGACATGTTGCGTGTGAATGTCCCCGATGCGGAGCATTCCGCTGGCACTCCGATCGTAACGATCGTCGAAAAGACCAACAAGCCAAGCGGCCTCCATCTCCACTGCGACGCCTGCGAGACCAAGTGCGATCATCTCGCCGCGGCGCTCGGCATGGTACTGGAAGAAAAACTGTCGCTCGGCTTGTCGGCGCCGCCAGACCCGGCGGAACCGATCGAGAACTTAACCGAAGAAGAGTTGTTTCGCCGCGCGCTGGCCGATCGAGAGCAGCGGGCCGTATCGGAGAAGATGACTCTCAAGTCGCTCGATCCCGAGCAACCTTGGGCCGACTATACCATCACCAGCCGACAATCGGGCAAATCGTATCGCGTGTCGCTGCGCGGCTTTGAGCCGGGCCAATCGTATTGCAGCTGCCCAGACTTTCGAGTGAATCATCTTGGCGTCTGCAAACATATCTTGCATGCGCAGACCAAAATCAGGAAGCGGTTCTCGCAGAGACGGCTCCGTCAACCTTATAAGCGACGGAATCTATCGCTACGACTCGACTATGGCGCCGAGTTGGGACTGCGATTTAACTTGCCGCACCATCTCGACGCCCAGGCCAAACGAATTCTGGGGCCGCTGCGCGATCGCACGTTCGACGAGGTCGACAAGGCCGTCGCCGTCATACGAAAGCTGGAGCGAGCCGGGCACTCGGTCCACGTCTATCCTGATGCGGAAGAGTTCATCGAACAAGGTCTGTTGCAGCGTCGGTTGTTCGACATCGCAGCCGAAATCCGCAAAGATCCCGGCAGTCATCCTCTGCGGAAGGAACTTCTCAACGCCGAACTGCTCCCTTATCAAATGGACGGCATCGCCTTCGCCGTCGGTGCAGGACGAGCGATTCTGGCCGATGACATGGGACTGGGTAAAACGATCCAGGGTATCGGCGTCGCCGAGTTGCTCGCCCAGCACTCAGACATTCGCCGGGTGCTGGTCATCTGCCCGGCGTCCGTAAAAAGCCAATGGCGAAACGAAATCAACCGATTCTGTGGACGCAGCAGCCAACTGGTAATCGGCCGAGGCGCCGAACGGGCCGAGCAATACGCTAGCGACGCCTTTTTCACCATCTGCAATTACGAGCAAATCCTGCGCGACCATCCAACGGTCGAACGAGTCGCCTGGGATCTGATCATCTTGGACGAAGGTCAGCGAATTAAAAACTGGGAATCGAAAACCTCGCGCATCATCACCGCACTCCAGTCTCGTTTCGCGTTGGTGCTGACCGGCACGCCGCTAGAAAACCGTCTGGAAGAGCTTTTTACGGTCGCCAGCTTTGTCGATGACCGGCGCCTGGGGCCCGCTTATCGCTTCCTGCACCGACATCGCATTGTGGATGATCGGGGCAAAGTCAAAGGCTACCGAAATCTGGATGAACTACGAGAAACGCTGAAGCCGATTCTTTTGCGGCGCACGCGCGGCAGCGTGATGCGCGATCTGCCGGAGCGCACCACCGAAGTGGTTCGCATTCAGCCGACCAAAGAACAGCTCTTCATGAGCGAGGAGTACGTCCAGCAAGCCGCAAAAATCGCCGCCAAGAAGTACCTCACCGAGATGGACCTGATTCGCCTGCAAAAGTTCTTGCTGATGGCCCGCATGGCGTGCGACAGCACCTTCCTGGTGAATAGAGAAGAGCCGGCCTATAGCAGCAAACTGGCGACCCTGGCCGAACTGCTCGAACAGTTGGCGGCCGAGGAAGATCGAAAAATCGTCTTGTTCAGCGAATGGACGACGATGCTCGGGCTGATTGAGGATTTGCTAAACAAATGCGGAATCGATTTCGTACGGCTCGACGGCAGCGTGCCGCAGAAGAAACGGCAGCAATTGGTGCATCGATTCCAGCACGATGACGATTGCCGGGCCATCATCATGAGCAACGCCGGCAGCACGGGCCTCAATCTTCAAGCCGCCAACACCGTGATCAACGTCGATCTCCCCTGGAATCCGGCGGTGCTGGAACAACGCGTCGCCCGAGCACACCGTATGGGGCAAAAGCGTTCGGTTCAAGTCTATCTGCTGGTGACGGAAGACACGATTGAAGAGCGGATGCTGGCCACCCTTTCGGCCAAGCACGACTTGGCACTAGCCGCCCTGGACGTCGACTCTGAAGTGAGTGAGGTAGAACTTCGTAGCGGCATGGATGAACTCAAACGCCGCTTAGAACAGCTGCTCGGCGAGAAACCGGCCGCTCCGGTCGACGTCTCGATGCAAACCGCAGTCGAAACCGAGGCGAAACAGGTCGCCGGTCGCCGCGACAAAGTCGCGGCCGCGGCCGGAGAACTGCTGGGCGCTGCGATGAACCTGGTCGGCGAGCTGGTCGAAAACGGCCAGGCGGCTGATCCGCAAGTCGCTCAGCAAATTCGATCTGGTTTGGCTCAATGCGCCGATCGTGACGAGGCGGGGCGATTGCAAGTCCGGTTTACGCTTCCTGACGACAGCGCCCTGGAAAAACTCGCCGCAACCCTGGCGAAACTATTGGTCGCCCAAGCGTAG
- a CDS encoding proton-conducting transporter transmembrane domain-containing protein, with the protein MAIFLAATSFTLIVCGVALLLKFGPMERNAAIESSTSLLGSGFYWDALSATMALLIGAVGWTILGFACRNLDGEATQGRFLRWTLFTLGSVLMLVVSGNLLVVLFAWTLTSFGLHQLLRHYGDRNWAVWTARKKFVISRLGDLFLLAAIWLTYHEFGSFGFAEIFASADHARRMGDATWSITIISTLYVLGAMTKSAQFPFHTWLPDTLETPTAVSALMHAGIINAGGFLIIRLSPVVSLSPVALGFLAFVGGFTALLGGVMMLTQSSIKRQLAYSTIAQMGFMMLQCGLGAFSTAMLHLVAHSIYKAYAFLRSGSALEEAGRTDPKLLTDRKLSFRLAATAGAILVSAVICTAIAWLFQLDLTQKSGGLVLGIVLVLALATLLVRSFATGSMQISLQSVGIATLVAGCYFAAFIAMNAWLGTSVAHPSPGDTLTQAFSIVPLSIGFVGLFALESILSWTERNRMLQIFYVHSLNGFYLDIPARRLTGIFWARFNPVP; encoded by the coding sequence ATGGCGATCTTTCTCGCAGCTACCTCGTTCACCTTGATTGTCTGCGGAGTAGCTCTGCTGCTCAAGTTTGGGCCCATGGAGAGGAACGCAGCGATCGAGTCGTCGACCAGTTTGCTGGGGAGCGGGTTCTATTGGGACGCGCTTTCGGCAACGATGGCGCTGCTGATTGGAGCGGTTGGCTGGACCATCCTCGGGTTCGCCTGTCGCAACTTGGATGGCGAGGCGACTCAGGGGAGATTTCTTCGCTGGACCCTATTTACTCTCGGCTCCGTTCTCATGCTCGTGGTCTCGGGCAATCTTCTTGTGGTGCTGTTCGCCTGGACCCTCACGAGCTTTGGCCTCCATCAACTGCTGCGACACTACGGCGACCGAAATTGGGCGGTCTGGACTGCTCGAAAGAAGTTCGTGATCAGCCGTCTCGGAGACCTGTTTCTGCTCGCAGCGATTTGGCTCACTTATCACGAGTTCGGTAGCTTTGGCTTCGCCGAAATCTTCGCATCCGCCGACCACGCCCGACGGATGGGAGACGCAACCTGGAGCATCACGATCATCAGTACGCTTTACGTATTGGGAGCGATGACGAAATCAGCGCAGTTTCCGTTCCATACCTGGCTGCCGGATACGCTTGAGACCCCGACGGCGGTTTCGGCCCTGATGCATGCGGGAATTATCAATGCTGGCGGGTTCCTGATCATTCGACTCAGTCCCGTCGTATCGCTGTCGCCGGTCGCGCTTGGGTTTCTGGCGTTCGTCGGCGGTTTCACCGCACTTCTAGGAGGCGTAATGATGCTGACGCAGTCCAGTATAAAACGTCAACTGGCTTACAGCACGATCGCTCAAATGGGCTTCATGATGCTGCAGTGCGGTCTCGGCGCGTTTTCGACAGCAATGCTGCACCTCGTCGCCCACTCAATTTACAAGGCCTATGCGTTTCTACGCTCCGGCAGCGCTCTCGAAGAGGCTGGGCGAACGGACCCGAAACTGTTGACCGACAGAAAGCTCTCCTTCCGTCTCGCCGCTACCGCGGGCGCTATCTTGGTGAGCGCCGTCATTTGCACGGCGATCGCCTGGTTGTTCCAACTGGATCTGACTCAAAAGAGCGGCGGCCTAGTGCTGGGAATCGTCCTGGTGCTGGCCTTGGCGACCTTACTGGTGCGGAGCTTCGCTACCGGATCGATGCAAATTTCATTGCAGTCGGTAGGAATCGCGACGCTCGTCGCCGGATGCTATTTCGCCGCGTTTATTGCGATGAACGCCTGGTTGGGGACTTCCGTCGCACATCCGTCGCCTGGAGATACGCTTACTCAGGCGTTCTCGATCGTTCCTCTTTCCATCGGCTTTGTCGGCTTGTTCGCACTGGAATCGATTCTTTCCTGGACGGAGCGAAATCGAATGCTGCAGATATTCTACGTGCACTCATTAAACGGCTTTTACCTCGACATTCCAGCTCGACGGCTGACAGGAATTTTCTGGGCGCGGTTCAATCCGGTCCCGTAA
- a CDS encoding SDR family NAD(P)-dependent oxidoreductase encodes MPFTAILGATGTIGSCLAQRLASAGDQVLLVGRSAEKLEQLGATLQQPWLVTDQQQAITLEDDLRKAAEQHGPLDALVCCVGSVLLKAAHLTSDEEFQEVIATNLVTAFATVRAGARLLRQRGGSMVLFASAAAEIGIPNHEAIAAAKGGVIGLARSAAATYAPQNIRVNVISPGLIRTELTRRIWDSPAAASASQKMHALGRFGEPEQVASLAAWLLQSENDWMTGQVLGLDGGLGHLLPRG; translated from the coding sequence ATGCCTTTTACCGCGATTTTGGGAGCGACCGGTACGATCGGCAGTTGCCTGGCCCAACGGTTGGCGTCCGCAGGGGATCAGGTTCTGCTGGTCGGCCGCTCTGCAGAGAAGTTAGAGCAACTTGGCGCCACGCTCCAGCAACCTTGGCTGGTCACCGATCAGCAGCAGGCTATAACGCTTGAGGACGACTTACGAAAGGCTGCCGAGCAGCATGGTCCGCTGGACGCGCTTGTTTGTTGCGTCGGTTCGGTTTTGCTGAAGGCCGCGCATTTGACGAGCGATGAAGAGTTCCAGGAAGTGATTGCAACCAACCTAGTGACTGCCTTCGCCACGGTTCGCGCCGGCGCCAGACTGTTGCGACAGCGTGGCGGTTCGATGGTGCTGTTCGCGTCGGCGGCCGCTGAGATCGGGATTCCGAATCACGAAGCGATTGCCGCCGCGAAGGGAGGAGTCATTGGTCTGGCGCGATCCGCCGCGGCGACGTACGCCCCGCAGAATATCCGCGTGAACGTCATCAGTCCCGGGCTGATCCGGACCGAATTGACGCGAAGAATTTGGGACAGTCCCGCAGCGGCCAGCGCTTCGCAGAAGATGCATGCGCTGGGGCGATTCGGGGAGCCGGAACAAGTGGCGTCGCTGGCCGCTTGGCTGCTGCAGTCAGAGAACGACTGGATGACGGGACAAGTCCTGGGCCTGGATGGCGGCCTCGGCCATTTGCTGCCGCGCGGCTAA
- a CDS encoding SDR family oxidoreductase codes for MAGAILLTGATGYVGGRLLPLLQQSGRHVRCLTRRPEALSDWAGPTTSIVKGDVLDQASLGEAFAGVDTAYYLVHSLGEQTDFEKQDRIAAENFAKSAAAAGVQRIVYLGGLGNPDHKLSKHLRSRQETGDVLRMHHPHVIEFRASIVIGSGSLSFEMIRALVERLPTMVCPKWVSVKAQPIAIEDLLAYLVAALDLPIQHSQVYEIGGPDQLSYGELMREYAKQRGLRRWLVPIPFLTPYLSSLWLGLVTPLYARVGRKLVESLRNPTLLSNNLASRTFDVVPRTVPEAIQRALVHEDHEFAETRWSDALSAGGELPQWGGARFGSRLVDSRTLEVPIPAEQAFAPIRRIGGKQGWYYANWLWSLRGFLDLLVGGIGVRRGRRNPEQLRTGDVLDFWRVEAYEPAHLVRLSAEMKLPGRAWLEFEVTPSPAGSQIRQTAIFDPVGLTGLAYWYSVYPLHQFVFAGMLRNIARAATQRDETND; via the coding sequence ATGGCTGGAGCGATCTTGTTGACCGGGGCGACCGGCTACGTTGGCGGACGATTGCTGCCGCTGCTGCAGCAATCGGGGCGGCATGTGCGTTGCCTGACCCGGCGGCCGGAAGCCTTGAGCGATTGGGCCGGGCCGACGACCTCGATCGTGAAGGGAGATGTGCTCGATCAGGCGTCTCTGGGCGAAGCGTTTGCCGGCGTCGACACGGCTTACTACCTCGTCCATTCGCTGGGCGAGCAAACCGATTTTGAAAAACAGGATCGGATCGCCGCCGAGAACTTCGCGAAGTCCGCTGCCGCCGCCGGCGTGCAGCGGATTGTTTATCTCGGCGGGCTAGGAAATCCGGATCACAAACTTTCGAAGCACCTGCGGAGTCGGCAGGAAACGGGAGATGTGTTGCGGATGCACCATCCGCATGTCATCGAGTTCCGCGCGTCGATCGTGATCGGCTCCGGCAGCTTGTCGTTTGAAATGATTCGGGCCCTGGTCGAACGTCTGCCGACTATGGTTTGTCCGAAGTGGGTGAGCGTCAAAGCTCAGCCGATCGCGATCGAAGACTTGCTCGCTTACCTGGTCGCGGCGCTCGATCTGCCGATCCAGCATTCTCAGGTCTATGAGATTGGGGGCCCTGATCAGTTGTCGTATGGAGAGTTGATGCGGGAGTACGCCAAGCAGCGCGGGCTACGGCGCTGGTTGGTTCCGATTCCCTTTCTGACTCCTTACCTGTCGAGCCTTTGGCTGGGGCTGGTCACGCCGCTCTACGCCAGAGTGGGCCGCAAGCTGGTCGAAAGTCTGCGCAACCCGACGCTGCTATCGAACAATCTGGCCAGTCGGACGTTTGACGTGGTCCCTCGAACCGTTCCCGAAGCGATCCAGCGGGCGCTCGTCCACGAAGACCACGAGTTTGCCGAAACTCGGTGGTCCGATGCGCTTTCGGCGGGGGGAGAATTGCCGCAATGGGGAGGCGCCAGGTTTGGTTCGCGATTGGTTGACTCGCGCACGCTAGAAGTGCCGATCCCTGCCGAGCAAGCCTTCGCTCCGATCCGTCGCATCGGCGGCAAGCAGGGCTGGTACTATGCGAATTGGCTCTGGTCATTGCGTGGATTTCTGGATCTGCTGGTGGGAGGCATCGGAGTCCGCCGCGGTCGTCGCAATCCCGAGCAACTGCGGACCGGCGACGTGTTGGACTTCTGGCGAGTCGAGGCCTACGAGCCAGCGCATCTGGTGCGACTGTCGGCGGAGATGAAGTTGCCGGGCCGAGCCTGGTTGGAGTTTGAGGTTACTCCTTCTCCCGCAGGCAGCCAAATTCGCCAGACGGCGATCTTTGATCCGGTCGGCCTGACGGGACTGGCCTATTGGTATAGCGTCTACCCGCTGCACCAGTTCGTGTTTGCGGGCATGCTTCGCAACATCGCGCGGGCAGCGACGCAACGTGACGAAACGAACGATTGA
- a CDS encoding NAD(P)/FAD-dependent oxidoreductase, whose product MSANVTIVGAGISGLCCALRLQQAGVNCTIYEASDGVGGRMRTDEVDGFLLDRGFQVLLTSYPEAQQVLDFAALQLQGFQPGALVRSGGRFHELTDPWRRPWGAIRSLFSPIGTTADKLRVGRFRSQVMQGTVVDQFARPETSTLDALKTAGFSEPMIDRFFRPFLGGIFLDADLATSSRMLYFVFRMFSSGTASLPAAGMQAIPQQIADQLHPGAVQLNSPVATVEPTKIRLVSGQEIETQAVVVASEGPSAAKLLDLPAPELSQGVTCLYFTAAKPPIDRPILMLNGEGRGPINNLCVPTAVAPSYGDAGQSLVSVTVLGNPTDAQQLEAEVLGQLRDWFGTQVDSWRHLKTYSIPYALPSQPSGALEKPQRAVRCRPGLYVCGDHRDNASIQGAMTSGRRAAEAVLQDLA is encoded by the coding sequence ATGTCTGCCAATGTGACGATCGTCGGTGCTGGGATCTCTGGCCTCTGCTGTGCGCTGCGGCTGCAACAGGCGGGCGTCAACTGCACGATCTACGAAGCGTCGGATGGCGTGGGCGGTCGGATGCGGACCGATGAGGTCGATGGCTTTTTGCTCGACCGGGGATTTCAGGTCTTGCTGACCAGTTATCCGGAAGCGCAGCAGGTGCTCGACTTTGCGGCGCTACAACTGCAAGGTTTTCAGCCGGGCGCCTTGGTGCGGTCGGGTGGTCGCTTTCACGAATTGACCGATCCGTGGCGACGTCCCTGGGGAGCGATACGATCGTTGTTCTCGCCGATTGGAACCACGGCCGATAAACTTCGCGTCGGGCGATTTCGCAGTCAAGTCATGCAGGGAACGGTGGTCGACCAGTTTGCCCGCCCCGAGACGTCGACACTTGATGCTCTGAAAACGGCCGGCTTTTCGGAGCCGATGATCGACCGATTTTTTCGGCCGTTCTTGGGCGGGATCTTTCTCGATGCCGACCTGGCGACTTCGAGTCGGATGTTGTATTTCGTCTTCCGGATGTTTTCGTCAGGAACTGCCTCTTTGCCGGCCGCCGGAATGCAGGCGATCCCGCAGCAAATCGCCGACCAACTGCACCCGGGCGCCGTGCAATTGAACTCCCCAGTCGCGACGGTTGAGCCAACCAAAATTCGACTTGTCTCTGGTCAGGAGATCGAAACGCAAGCGGTGGTGGTCGCGAGCGAGGGACCCAGCGCCGCCAAACTGCTAGACCTGCCCGCGCCGGAGTTGAGTCAGGGAGTGACCTGTCTTTATTTCACCGCTGCAAAGCCCCCCATTGATCGCCCGATTTTGATGCTCAATGGAGAGGGGCGCGGCCCGATCAACAATCTCTGCGTCCCGACCGCCGTCGCGCCAAGCTACGGAGATGCCGGCCAGAGCTTGGTCTCGGTCACGGTGTTGGGGAACCCAACCGACGCGCAGCAACTGGAGGCCGAAGTGCTGGGCCAACTGCGCGACTGGTTTGGGACGCAGGTCGACAGTTGGCGGCATTTGAAGACGTATTCCATTCCCTATGCACTTCCATCGCAACCCTCGGGCGCCCTCGAGAAACCGCAGCGAGCCGTGCGTTGCCGGCCGGGACTGTATGTCTGCGGAGATCATCGCGACAACGCATCGATCCAGGGCGCCATGACATCCGGCCGGCGAGCCGCCGAAGCCGTGCTGCAGGATCTGGCGTGA
- a CDS encoding helix-turn-helix transcriptional regulator, which translates to MNATEKKSGKKAPAASREPSPAKAVKEAESPEPSPAVNRWTFLTNHSHVLIVLSRDPTMVLRHVATEVGITERAVQRIIADLEEEGFLVKEKIGRQNTYRIILDRSLRHPIESHRNIGDLLKLVSK; encoded by the coding sequence ATGAACGCGACGGAAAAAAAAAGTGGAAAAAAGGCTCCGGCAGCAAGCCGTGAGCCTTCGCCAGCGAAAGCAGTCAAAGAGGCGGAAAGCCCAGAGCCGTCGCCTGCCGTCAATCGCTGGACTTTCCTGACGAATCATTCCCACGTCCTAATCGTCTTGTCACGCGATCCCACCATGGTGCTTCGGCATGTGGCGACGGAGGTCGGTATTACCGAACGCGCCGTCCAAAGAATCATCGCCGACCTGGAAGAAGAAGGTTTCCTCGTGAAGGAAAAAATCGGGCGACAGAACACCTATCGGATCATTCTCGACCGTAGCCTTCGCCATCCGATTGAATCGCATCGAAATATCGGCGATTTGCTAAAACTGGTGTCGAAATAA